From the Lathyrus oleraceus cultivar Zhongwan6 chromosome 3, CAAS_Psat_ZW6_1.0, whole genome shotgun sequence genome, the window GAGGTGCAAAACAGTGAGAATTGGTCGCAAGAAGAAACATTGATGGAAATAGATCTTTGCATGATTTTCTATTCTATAGGGAAAATGAGGTAGTGGTATTTTGGTAATTGAAGAAGAAACTCCTGATAGCATGACCATGACGTGTAATACGTGTATGTTATAAAGTTACAAAACGAATGAGTTACGTGTAGTTCAAGTGAGTACCCCCAACACAACAACACAAGACATTCTTAGTTAATAACTATACTATTTACTTTCTCTCTGATCTCTCGCTACATCTGAAAGACTGTTCTTTTTTCTACTCTGGTTTGGTACGAGGATGTTGTTCTTTATCATGTTCTTTTATCCCACAGGTAAAACGAGGTACTTGTTTTTTTCTTCTTGGTGTTTTTGggttaattaattaattaattaatctaTGAGTTTTTACTTTTAATTTGACAGTTTTTTTATGAGAGATTTATGAATGGGGTTTGTTCTCAAAAGAAGGAAGAAGGAAGAAAAAGGAAATAGAGAGATCATGCGAAAGTCTTTCAAGGATTCCCTCAAAGCTCTTGAAGCTGACATTCATTTTGCCAATACACTGTAATTATGTGattttgttttatttgattatgGGATTAGAAGATTCAATTTGGGAGAACCTTTTCTTTAATGTTGCAATATTGAAATTTGAAAAAAGTTGATTATTTTGATTAATCTTTGTGGCAAATATGTCTTGAATCAGAGCTTCTGATTATCCAAGTGATCCAGATGGTGCCTGCCTTCAAATGAGATTGTCCTATAGCCCAACTGCCCATTTCTTCCTCTTTTTTGTTCAGTGGACTGACTGTTACCTCGCCGGAGCCTTAGGATTGCTTAAAATTTTTATCTACAAGGTGATTTTCTCGGCCTCTTAACGCTCGACGTGTTTCGAATAACCGGACAGGCTAGTTAATGATGTACATGTTGGGTTTTTTCTGTCTTGCAGGCATATAAAGATGGGAAGACAACCATGTCTATTCATGAAAGAAAAGCCAGTTTGAAGGAGTTCTATGGTAAGTGTTAAGTCTTACTAAGAGGCAATTCTGATTTTGCAGTTTTTAGAGAAGTGCTTTATAATCTAAATGAATAAACAGGTGTGGTGTTTCCGTCTTTATTGCAACTTCATCAAGGAATCACTGATGTTGATGATAGGAAACAAAAACATCTATGTGCTACTAAGTACAAGCGTAAAGAATTGGTAAACAGAGGAAAGAGCTCCGAAATTGATGcagaagaagatgaagaagagtGTGATATTTGTTG encodes:
- the LOC127127474 gene encoding E3 ubiquitin-protein ligase AIRP2, translating into MGFVLKRRKKEEKGNREIMRKSFKDSLKALEADIHFANTLASDYPSDPDGACLQMRLSYSPTAHFFLFFVQWTDCYLAGALGLLKIFIYKAYKDGKTTMSIHERKASLKEFYGVVFPSLLQLHQGITDVDDRKQKHLCATKYKRKELVNRGKSSEIDAEEDEEECDICCMEMNTMVVLPSCNHSMCMKCYRDWHGRSESCPFCRDSLKRVNSGDLWMYLSSKEIDDLASINKENLKRLFMYIEKLPLIARPYIHVISSQLLVAS